From a single Nicotiana tomentosiformis chromosome 2, ASM39032v3, whole genome shotgun sequence genomic region:
- the LOC104120421 gene encoding E3 ubiquitin-protein ligase MPSR1-like, with amino-acid sequence MDSRSSRESITSSTVQNLQGPSPPATKASIEALPIVEIVQEEEKRTECAICLLEFQVGGKAKEMPCKHRYHPNCIDPWLRVHGSCPVCRYEMPVERPELVERRIDRFSFESGWDELPREMEIDSFFSDYN; translated from the coding sequence ATGGATTCCAGGAGTAGTAGGGAATCAATCACGAGTAGTACCGTTCAGAATCTGCAGGGGCCTTCACCGCCGGCGACAAAGGCTTCGATCGAGGCACTGCCAATTGTTGAAATTGtacaagaagaagaaaagaggaCTGAATGTGCTATCTGTTTGCTGGAATTTCAAGTCGGTGGAAAAGCTAAAGAGATGCCATGTAAGCATCGTTATCACCCGAATTGTATTGACCCGTGGTTGCGGGTTCATGGATCCTGTCCAGTTTGTAGGTATGAGATGCCTGTGGAGAGACCGGAATTAGTTGAGCGTAGGATTGATCGGTTTTCTTTTGAATCTGGCTGGGATGAATTACCCAGAGAAATGGAAATTGACAGCTTCTTTTCTGATTATAATTGA
- the LOC104120419 gene encoding uncharacterized protein isoform X3, producing the protein MCLILSPLLIYLGSFCFGKSNRFSAPEKIRGDFTTLKVETCEQMHHSPSLKIFFDLNPNKQIYEKVYVDHRLNIIRRTHLNTMISWAISFLPRIFMSEAWKEKDWNVG; encoded by the exons ATGTGTTTAATTCTTTCACCCCTGTTGATTTATCTTGGAAGTTTCTGCTTTGGTAAAAGCAACAGGTTTTCTGCTCCTGAGAAAATCCGAGGAGATTTCACGACCTTGAAG GTTGAGACTTGCGAGCAGATGCATCACAGCCCATCCTTGAAGATTTTCTTTGATCTTAATCCCAACAAGCAGATATATGAAAAGGTCTATGTGGATCATCGACTTAATATAATTAG GCGGACCCATTTAAATACCATGATATCATGGGCTATTTCATTCTTACCGAGAATATTTATGTCGGAAGCTT